One stretch of Pseudoalteromonas shioyasakiensis DNA includes these proteins:
- a CDS encoding porin: MKRTHTALFVAGMIAIPTANAIEIYNDQTNSVTVGGFIDARIINTQGETEVVNGASRINFDFKRQLKNGWQAFALLEWGVNPVGSSDIVYSNRFESIQDEFLYNRLGYVGLKHDDYGQVTLGKQWGVWYDVVYNTNYSLVWDGNAAGVYTYNKDDGAVNGTGRGDKVLQYRNTWGNFHLALQAQLKSDDFYTCDIVDISMRSCEVLWNQGNNAAQKVEFNSTYGAALTYSVSPNLKVTAGVNRGQFDIVYAGGRNQSVNDLIYGMGITYGDFYKPGWYASANINKNENHDTDNLGRLIKDAVGLESIFSYRFDNDIRTFVAYNVFDAGDDYVIQPNFNADPEDVFKRQFAVIGAHYFMAEDTILYIEARKDFSDFSSNDAEQEAQMSQTEDDGIAIGFNYTL, translated from the coding sequence ATGAAAAGAACACACACTGCCTTATTTGTTGCAGGCATGATTGCCATACCGACAGCCAATGCCATCGAAATCTATAACGACCAAACCAATAGCGTTACTGTTGGTGGCTTTATCGATGCAAGAATTATTAATACGCAAGGCGAAACTGAGGTAGTAAACGGTGCATCACGCATTAATTTTGATTTTAAGCGCCAATTAAAAAACGGCTGGCAAGCTTTTGCTTTACTTGAATGGGGTGTTAACCCTGTTGGTAGCAGCGATATCGTATACAGCAATCGCTTTGAATCAATTCAAGATGAGTTTTTATATAACCGTTTAGGCTATGTTGGTCTTAAACATGACGATTACGGCCAAGTCACTTTAGGTAAACAATGGGGTGTATGGTACGACGTAGTTTACAACACCAACTACAGCTTAGTATGGGATGGTAATGCTGCAGGTGTTTATACCTACAATAAAGATGACGGTGCTGTAAATGGCACAGGTCGCGGCGATAAAGTACTTCAGTATCGCAATACCTGGGGTAATTTTCATTTAGCGCTTCAAGCACAACTGAAATCTGATGACTTTTATACCTGTGATATCGTTGATATATCAATGAGATCATGTGAGGTCCTTTGGAACCAAGGAAATAACGCCGCACAAAAAGTAGAATTTAATTCTACTTATGGCGCCGCACTCACCTACTCGGTTAGCCCTAATTTAAAAGTAACTGCGGGTGTTAACCGCGGTCAGTTTGATATCGTGTATGCAGGTGGGAGAAACCAATCTGTAAATGATTTAATTTATGGTATGGGCATTACCTATGGTGATTTTTATAAGCCTGGTTGGTATGCATCAGCGAATATAAATAAAAACGAAAACCACGATACTGACAACTTAGGTCGCTTAATTAAAGATGCCGTTGGTTTGGAGTCTATCTTCAGCTATCGCTTTGATAATGACATTCGTACCTTTGTAGCTTATAACGTATTTGATGCCGGCGATGACTATGTTATTCAGCCAAACTTTAATGCCGATCCTGAAGATGTATTTAAGCGTCAATTTGCAGTAATTGGTGCGCACTACTTCATGGCAGAAGATACCATTTTATATATTGAAGCCCGTAAAGACTTTAGCGACTTTTCGAGTAATGACGCTGAGCAAGAAGCACAGATGTCACAAACCGAAGATGACGGTATTGCCATTGGTTTTAATTACACTTTGTAA
- a CDS encoding TetR/AcrR family transcriptional regulator — protein MSKHADTHQRILEAAWNLFTEQGFNDTSTRQISAASNIAVGTLFNHFSDKVAILEACLDDKFNDVLERAKETDIHRPARLKINHYAQYFYQFYCLHHRFYKVLFSQRLFSQPFQQQHMELIQSLVFADQPQFNKVKAAILLDCYFMTLLYGLGAETPNTKLMLRTLSQKVSIF, from the coding sequence ATGAGCAAACATGCAGATACTCACCAACGTATTTTAGAGGCGGCTTGGAATCTTTTTACTGAGCAAGGGTTTAATGATACTTCAACGAGGCAAATTTCTGCAGCAAGCAACATAGCAGTGGGCACCTTGTTTAATCATTTCTCTGATAAAGTGGCTATTTTAGAAGCATGCCTTGATGATAAATTTAATGATGTGCTGGAACGCGCCAAAGAAACGGATATACACCGCCCTGCTCGCTTAAAGATTAATCATTACGCGCAATATTTTTATCAGTTTTATTGTTTACATCATCGCTTTTATAAAGTGCTTTTTAGCCAGCGATTGTTTTCGCAGCCATTCCAGCAACAGCACATGGAGCTAATACAATCATTAGTTTTTGCCGACCAGCCGCAATTTAATAAAGTAAAAGCAGCTATATTACTCGACTGCTATTTTATGACCTTGTTATATGGTCTAGGTGCCGAAACACCAAATACTAAATTAATGCTTAGAACGCTAAGCCAGAAAGTGTCTATTTTTTAG
- a CDS encoding ABC-F family ATPase, which produces MISTANITMQFGAKPLFENISAKFGDGNRYGLIGANGCGKSTFMKILSGELEPSSGNVSTDPNERIAKLNQDQFAYEEFSVIDTVIMGHKELWEVKKERDRIYSLPEMSEEDGMKVADLETEFAEMDGYSAEAKAGELLIGVGIGTEQHYGPMSEIAPGFKLRVLLAQVLFSDPDIMLLDEPTNNLDIYTIKWLEDVLNQRDCTMIIISHDRHFLNSVCTHMADIDYGELRIYPGNYDEYMFAATQARERLLSENAKKKSQIAELQQFVSRFSANASKAKQATSRAKQIDKIQLEEVKASSRQSPFIRFEQEKQLFRNALELTNLAQGFEETLFSGLEGLVEVGERIAIIGENGVGKTTLLNTLAGRLAPKQGEFKWSDNANIGYYAQDHADEFEQDMNLFEWMEQWQQEGDDEQVVRSFLGRMLFSQNDIKKSVKVISGGEQGRMLFGKIMMHKPNILLMDEPTNHMDMESIEALNLALEAYEGTLLFVSHDRQFVSSLANRIWEIKDGKVIDFKGTYTEYLASKEA; this is translated from the coding sequence ATCATTAGTACAGCTAATATCACCATGCAATTTGGTGCTAAACCTTTATTCGAAAATATTTCAGCAAAATTTGGCGATGGTAACCGTTACGGTTTAATCGGTGCGAATGGCTGTGGTAAATCAACCTTCATGAAAATCCTAAGTGGTGAACTTGAGCCATCTTCAGGTAATGTCAGCACAGATCCAAACGAACGTATTGCAAAACTAAATCAAGACCAGTTTGCTTACGAAGAGTTTTCTGTAATCGACACAGTAATCATGGGTCATAAAGAGCTGTGGGAAGTAAAAAAAGAGCGTGACCGTATTTACAGCCTACCTGAGATGAGCGAAGAAGACGGCATGAAAGTGGCTGATCTTGAAACTGAGTTTGCCGAAATGGATGGTTACTCAGCAGAAGCTAAAGCAGGTGAGTTACTAATTGGTGTAGGTATTGGTACAGAGCAACATTACGGCCCTATGTCTGAAATCGCACCGGGTTTTAAACTGCGTGTGTTACTTGCACAAGTGCTGTTTTCTGATCCAGATATCATGCTACTCGATGAGCCTACCAATAACTTGGACATATACACCATCAAGTGGTTAGAAGACGTGTTAAACCAGCGTGACTGTACCATGATCATCATTTCGCACGACCGTCACTTCTTAAACTCTGTATGTACACACATGGCTGACATCGATTATGGCGAGCTTCGTATTTACCCTGGTAACTACGATGAGTACATGTTCGCTGCAACGCAAGCTCGTGAGCGTCTACTTAGCGAAAACGCGAAGAAGAAAAGCCAAATTGCCGAACTTCAACAGTTCGTATCGCGCTTCTCTGCGAACGCTTCAAAAGCAAAGCAAGCAACATCACGTGCGAAACAAATCGATAAAATTCAGCTTGAAGAAGTTAAAGCATCTTCTCGTCAAAGTCCGTTTATTCGCTTTGAGCAAGAGAAGCAGTTATTCCGTAATGCGTTAGAGCTAACAAACTTAGCGCAAGGTTTCGAAGAGACCTTATTCAGTGGTCTTGAAGGCTTAGTTGAAGTAGGCGAGCGTATTGCGATTATCGGTGAGAACGGTGTTGGTAAAACAACACTGTTAAATACTCTTGCTGGTCGTTTAGCACCAAAACAAGGTGAATTTAAATGGTCAGATAACGCTAATATTGGGTATTACGCACAAGACCATGCTGACGAGTTCGAACAAGACATGAACTTATTTGAGTGGATGGAACAATGGCAACAAGAAGGTGACGACGAGCAAGTTGTTCGTAGTTTCTTAGGTCGTATGCTGTTTTCACAAAACGACATCAAAAAGTCAGTAAAAGTGATTTCAGGTGGTGAGCAAGGCCGTATGCTGTTTGGCAAAATTATGATGCATAAACCAAACATCTTATTAATGGATGAGCCAACCAACCACATGGACATGGAATCTATCGAAGCGCTTAACTTAGCACTTGAAGCATACGAAGGGACATTATTGTTCGTATCACACGATAGACAATTTGTATCATCGCTTGCTAACCGTATTTGGGAAATCAAAGACGGCAAAGTTATCGACTTTAAAGGTACATACACTGAGTACCTAGCAAGCAAAGAAGCTTAA
- the purE gene encoding 5-(carboxyamino)imidazole ribonucleotide mutase — MTVGIIMGSKSDWPTMEHAALMLEKFGIEYETKVVSAHRTPQLLADYASSAADRGIKIIIAGAGGAAHLPGMAAAFTSLPVLGVPVKSKTLNGVDSLLSICQMPKGVAVGTLAIGEAGAANAGLLAAQILGCQQPEIFAKVEAFRKEQTDTILANPNPAE, encoded by the coding sequence ATGACTGTTGGCATTATTATGGGTTCCAAATCAGACTGGCCAACGATGGAACATGCGGCGTTAATGCTAGAAAAATTCGGCATTGAATACGAAACTAAAGTTGTTTCTGCTCACCGTACCCCTCAATTACTTGCTGACTATGCAAGCTCAGCTGCAGATCGCGGTATTAAAATTATTATTGCTGGTGCAGGTGGTGCAGCGCACTTACCTGGTATGGCTGCGGCGTTTACATCACTGCCAGTTTTAGGTGTACCAGTTAAATCTAAAACACTAAATGGTGTAGATTCTTTATTATCTATTTGCCAAATGCCTAAAGGTGTTGCGGTAGGTACTCTTGCAATTGGTGAAGCTGGCGCTGCTAATGCTGGCCTTTTAGCGGCACAAATTTTAGGTTGCCAACAGCCTGAAATCTTCGCAAAAGTTGAAGCATTCCGTAAAGAACAAACAGACACAATCTTAGCTAACCCTAATCCTGCAGAGTAA